ctatgacatttatcactctatatcaCCTACgaagtattttgaaccgctttagtcgaaacttggttaagtgtgtatgcagccatttctagagcataaccccagaaactgaatggaagatccacttgactcatcatcaatctcactatgtccaacaaggtataatttctcctctcagaatctctattccattgaggtgttccagaaggagtaagttatgatacattatcacactccttcaagaaactcttgaaattgaggcttaagtactctcctccacgatctgatcgtagaacttttatactttcctctgtttgcttttctacttcagccttatattctCTGAACattcaaaagaatcagatttattCTTTATAAGATATACATTTCCATACCTACTTAATTCaacagtaaatgttatgaagtagtaaaagccacccatttccatcatacgcattcgaccacatacatcattatgtataagtcctaatcgtcCGAGGGCCCTTTCACCTTATCAGGTTAAAGAAGCTTTaatcatttttccaatgagacaaagttcgcatcttccgcattattcaaaatcaaacttatccaagtttCCATCTACACGTAACCCaaaaatgcgtttctcattaatatggcttaatgacaatgctagaggtaatgttttatttaagtcatcttagaacatataaatggttgactaattgtgcaacattataagccttatcattaaaatagaataaacaactattgtttatttaattaaaatgaaaacttttcttgtcctgacaagaaattgatttaatgtatccgctaaaggcaggcacgtaataacaatttatcaagttctcaatctccccttatgggaaaaattaggtatcgagttccttcaactagagcaacaatttttgctccaattctaacccgatacctgaaaCTTTACCATTGCTAGTCTtattctttagatcttccaaaacaagctcgataatttaacttccaatcatccagttatttccacagaaatgacaatcatctcctttagccacatcactatcaggcttcaaaagccctttgggattggactttggtttggcaccaaataagatcaaatcttcaccttgcctatccactttcctttcccatttgaattccatgtgtacatcatcaatatggacgtaattcatgcctttaccgtgttattttcagcagttctaaacatgcttaacaactcagtgagtgttctgtctatctcattccttttgttccTAACAAACTAAGAATTGAAGTTGTTCAAAtattgtttgatcaaatgaagATGAGTCTCtggactattcttgaaacccaaaatatcaaggtacatatacctatcatctttagaacatgtggtccaaccagATATCATTCTCTCATTAATGCAAAATAGGTgtcttattattgtcaaatctttctgacgagcctatccttcaaacatccttcGAAGGTACTCAATtttatcataagcatcattatgctcttgttgcttctaaagctcaacaCTTACAAGCATGAGatatgaaacatcagttgcataatcaatttgccTCCGGTAAGCATTTTGTTGAGCACATGTTTTATTCTCGGCTAGAataaataagggaggggtttgagtgacatccttgaacctgaggacaatcctcaagttcccatatCAATTGAGGAAAATATTTTATGTCATCTTGTCCTtttcaaggactattacatagagaagttatttttgtaatttgtcatttgatatctacaatattaaagtgcataaaatgacttagtctacagatgatcattaaattatgttcaagtgattattcatatatatatatattcacaatatatatctcccactaattttatcaaatccatagccctaactattaatttggAAAGAATATTTTCTATATcatttctagtgagccaagatccatatttcaccatgcgttaggtcaactttggcttttctcctaaaacatgattatttaggtagacaacgtttgtcaattatatcaactatataactcttggatagctttGTAGAACAccatttgttcatatttatctgataaatctcaccaaactctatgcttctaagtttacaatcctattgtggtaacttagtttagtcaaacccaatagtcaaaaagtatcaatatactttagcacatctcccacgatagatgggagtacttcgctttggcgaacctaCTCCTTGTTGATCTAGGGGTTAatgcattggactcattggaagacATCTGATCAccttaatattaactttagggtttttttaattttaaaatgatcatgatcccatcataaaggGATTCCTAATTTTtacttgaataaaatacttcaaattaatattcgtcaatggttgATTTCgaggtagtgagggagtcacaacgatCTCACTTAAAATCCACAATCTTACAAtttcaatgaactcgcttttgacaaaatcaccccatgtcagaaataaagaaaatttgtattttattccgtataTTATAAACACGaaaatctcataatcgtttgttcattttaaaatcttgagtcgttatagattttatcttgtttagcaagcatgtcatgggtgtcgtatctaatacatacttCCTAAtttaattaagcatgcatctttataaactactctacataTACATTCAttatatgcgcatatatatgtaaagtgcaataaataaacatGGTTGGTTATTGGTTCAttctatgtgatcttcatcaagctaatgacaaggatctaggtcaatctaaggagaaaaataaatataagctaactattacatgtcttctttcttgtattgcttcttTGGATGGCCTTcatgtgagattacccttccttgatcttcaaatcttcatatcttcatgtacattacacgaatgaataataaaaaactaatctaatgtacttacaataagaactcgagttacattcgagatttaataattacaagatcaaacaacatgcaagccgtattttaaaaaaacaaaaccattaacctaaggtcataagccataaccatccaccatgctcaattaacacataagaacatgttaaaacacataatatgatcttaacatatcatacccatcatgatataatcataaaaaacaaatatggaaaaaattagaaaattcgaaattaaatctgataacattaaatcgaaGATGACGGGGCCTAAACGAAGTCAAgcgccttacagatcagtcgatgatatCTTTAGCTATCTGTGTCGTTCAGACCCTTGATTCCATATGAATAGTGTATTCGTTcaccaaaatcggacaccagacacagatttcagccAATCCACTACATCCGATTCAGAATcatatcaaatacgattcttataataaaaacaaatataaaacatgtatatatcattatatatacagattatataatcatcatatgattatacaactctcatgaatatcatatattcaaaacatatacatacatactcatataaaaacataacaacatgtaaaatatacaaaatctATATATTAatgtcatggaatattgtatacatgttatcatcaaaAAACCAGTAAACatataaacgaattaaacactttttgCAAAAAGCTCTTGTCACACCCCAACTACAAAACACACACACTCTAAATAAAAGAGTACCTTAATTATTACAAACTTATAAGTCCAAAGGATGATAGTGATCTAATACAACCCAACCAAAATAATAACAATtccaagatctttacaagttcagagtttggaacaGCCCTTCTAACTAATACCACGATTACATACTGGCGGATTTCGCCTAAACTATATATATTCTACCTGCGCCTCAAATGGTCTTCACCCTGCCTAGCGGTtgacttacgggcggtctgcttggtATGAACCATGATTGCTAGCTGTAGATTAGGGTTAAACACAAGGAAGTGAGCTACAACGCTCGGCAAGTACTAATCATTCTACTAAGCATGACATTATCTCAAAATCACGAGTTCATAAATCAAGGGGTTATGGATACTGGTAAGAATGGCAATAAGAAATATGAAGTTATAATATGAAGACGTGGTAAAATTATAGCAAGTGAAACATGGTATATGGAATCATGATATCGTGCAATATGCAATAGTATAAAGATATGGTAGAATCAAAATAATCGAAACATGGcatatggtatcatggcatcGGTCAATcatgttataattatcaaatcatcaaaatcattttaggacgctacggattacagccggtgatcagccgtgaagtaatcccgaaccgcgctgggttctcaaatataatgggatccctaggctatatgtgagcctatcaataaCAAGAAAAGGACTTGCGTCTGGGTCCAATCCACTACGAtaagaaaacatttattttattttattgatttataacaTGGATGTCGGGGAAAGATTGGATCTCAACGTAATTGAATTAGATTCAAGGATAGAATATTTGAAGGTAAAGTACAAATCAAGCTAAGAGTGATTAACAGAAGTATTTGAAATAGTTATGGACATGGGGTTGTTATAACTAAACATTCGTGGGAAATGTATATATATGAGCAACAGTTATAAGAATAAAGAGGTAAGTAACTTGCCAACaattataagcataagaaaaTAGTAGTACTCGCTAACAATTTTAAGCATAAGAAAATAGTACTTGCATTCCAAAGGttctaagattattcgatcttgacaacacgagtcttccccttcgcttcagaacctacacattatattaaTCTCATTACTATTCACTCTTTATCGACTTATAATCCTATAAGATTCTAGACTAACCTTTACCCCTATTATAACTATGATTACACAAACTTATAATTACACATAACTTAATCGCATACAATTCAAGTaatccacatagtcacataatcacgtaatggCATGACATATGATACTTAGCTATTATCACCTAAATCTCTAAGCACGTAAGCAAATAACACATAAGAACTATCACTAATGCTTCACTCTATATATTCTGATCTTAACTTAAACCAAAAGATGCTATACAACACTCAGACCCTTCACTCCTAAGTCCCAAACACAACATACACCACTAAGGTTTCCTAATGCCACTCGAAAGGGTGCTCTCGGGTTTCTTGGTGGAAATGGGGtgtctccaccttgggccttcatTCCAAACCACTTCCCACAGGTTGTTAAGACTATAAAATAACTTCTAAAGTTGGTGAGACTCAAAGGCCTCACTCCTAAAAATTTACAAAGGTCAAGACTCTCACCGAAGTCCCATGCGAGCAACAGTTTGCACGTCATGTGCTCTTTAGCCAATATCTCAACTTCTACTTAGGGAATTCTAACAAAACCAATTCCCATAGATTCTTAATACCTATACCTAATTCTCAGACTTGGTTTCAGGCCAAGGCCTCACCTAGGCCTCTCTAGACTCTAGTCCAAAGTTGACACTTGTCCAGCCTTCCTCGAATTCACTCTGCCCTGTTTTCACTCACATAAAACTCACTTTTCTCATTCAATTTTCAATTCTAAAGGTTTATTAAGCTTCCTAGGGATGCATTACACTTATTGAAGTCAAGGCCCCATAAAGGCCTAGCATAAGGTATGGTTATAGTCGACAAAAGTTCAAGCTTATGCAATTCTTCCCTGTTCTGAGTTACTCTCGGAAATGTGTGTGTGTGCCTACCTAAATGCAAGTTTTTCAGTGAATCAAAACCACTGGACTCAAGTACAACTCAAGTACTAAATCCAGTAAACTTGGGCCTAGCAAGGCCTCACCACAAATCACCTAAAACAACCTATACTTGTGGTGAAAAATTCTGCTACAAAGTGCCTAGTGTACCTCCTTCCACTCTAACTCCCAAATCAACATCAAAACCAACATCCAAGCCCCCAAATCTATCCTACATTGTACACAACCCTACTATCTATCATTCTATGGAAAAATGTGAGCATAAACTTAGCCATAATAGTCATTAACCGAGACAAAAACAAAGAGCATAGAAGAGCAGATTTTACAAATGAAATTTTAGGCAAATATTCGAACCAAAAACACATGGTAACAACTTGATGGATACAAGATTTAATCATAACTCATTAAAGAACATAACATACTAGCATTTTAGAGCAAAAACCACGGCATGTATTGCACAAAAACTCATATTCAAATCACATAATACATTTATTCAAAATATCACTTATACTACGACATGCAAGCATTAACTTCAACTTTTAGTATAAAAATCATAGCATGGAAGGATAGAAACTTTAtcaaaacatattttaaaatatcaaCGGTTCTTTAAAAGTCATATAAAAAGCTTCTTTCCTTTTTGAAATCCAATAAAACTAACAcataaaacacaaaaacccattcgGCTCATTGGAGGCATTGCCGAATGCTTGAGGCCAAGATTATGGCTTGAAAGTAGAAGCATAACACTTCATCAAGACCATCTCTTGCTCAATTTTTATAAGCCACAATTAGTTCAACTCTAGATTCACAAGAATTAAAGTTAAACCCTTGGATTTAGATACATGCAACTAAGAAAAACTCACCTTAAATGATGATATGAAACCAAGTGAAATTAACCTTGCTTAGAGGGGTTGAAAGATgcaagaagatgaagaaatgaaaataaagaaaaaaaaataagaGGGGAGGGGCTTGAAGGCGCAGCCGAGAGAGAGGggagaaagagagaagagagtgAATTGGTGGTGGAGAAAATGAGGTGAGTGGAGTGTATATGTTTGTTTTTATGCCATTAAAATGGTAGTGGAGGTTGAACTTACCAATTTGTCCTTTATCCACTAATATCCAACTATTGCATGCAAGGTTTTATTGGTCTTTTGCTTGGTCAAAGAGAGTTAGTGGGGAGTGAAATGACAATCCTATCCTTGACTTCTATTTGAGTGGaaattgcatgcaagggtatGGTTGTAATTTAATAACTAATAAAAGTAAAATTTAAAAGAATGacttttagtaattaaaatacaaATCCATAAATTACCAAATAAAcaccataaatactatgagattttagaaatttaataaaattattttcaaaaatttcgaataaaattttatattaaaatatttttctaatgttaatatactaaaaaaataaatcacaaaaaatataattaacacACTATAAATCACACAAATAATTGCAAGTAACTTGATTATATCCCATAAtactaaaataaaaatttatcGCCTAATCGCAACTATTCAAATATTACTAAATCGCGAGAAATCTCTATTATTTACTAATCGCGTAGCGAAAATCCTACTCGGTATGAAAATTACACGTTTAAAATATTCCAGCAACACTCGCAATGCCATACAACAAAAATTACACACAACATATAACGAATCCGCATAATCGGCCTTATAACACAgaatatttatgaatatatatatcgCATTTATAAAATAGCTCTAATATTTACTGGTTGtcacatcctctcccccttataggattctgtcctcagaatctaggagaataattGAGGATACCGATTCCGCATTTCAGATTCTAATTCCCACATTGCTTCTTCGACTCTAGGATTCCTCCATAATATTTTACCAAACTTACTGCTTTATTCCTAAGAATTCTCTCTTGTCGATCTAGTATCTGCACAGGTCGCTCTTCATATAATAAATCAGCCTGAATCTCTACTGGTTCAATCTCTATCACATAATTGGCAAATGGATTATACTTTTTTAGAAATGagacatgaaatacattatgcaCGTACTGATATTGtggcggtaaggctaactcataacCAACTTTACCTACTTGGTtcaagatttcaaaaggtccaatgtatcttggcgctaacttccctttcttaccgaatcgggttaaacccttccatggtgatacttttagtaacacagCTTCCCCAATTTCAAATTTCATATCTTTCCGGGCGGGGTTCACGTACTTCCTTTGTCTATCCTGAGCATCAATGAGTCTCTTCTTGATCACAGTGACAGTGTCCTTCATATGCTGAATCAATTCAGGTTTATAaatctttccttttctaacttcATCCCAACTCGTCGGTGTTCTACACTTTTTTCCATATAacgcttcgtatggtggcatgccaatacaGGAGTGGTAGTTATTGTTATACGAGAATTCTACGAGTGGTagatgatcgtcccaacttcccaaaaaatcaattgcacaacttcgcaacatatcttcaatggtTTGGATTGTTCGTTCGCTTTGGCCATTGGTTTGTGGATGTTATGCCATACTCATGTCTAACTTCGTTCCAAGGTTTTCTTGAAATTGCCTCCAGAATCTCGAGTTGAATCACGGGTCTCGATCCGAAACTATTGATATGGGTACACCATGATGTAACACGACTTCGCGTACATATATATGAACTGGTAAGTCTAACAAAGACTtctcattgattggaagaaaatgagCCGATTTTTTAAGGCGGTCAACTAttacccaaattgcatcatgtCCAGAACGTGTTCGCGGTAAAcccactataaaatccatagcaatattttcccacttccattctggaatcttcaatggttgaatcaaaccacttggtctctgatgttctgctttcactctttggcatgtgTCGCATTTTGAAATCCACTCCGCAATCTCctttttcatgttcggccactaaaaactctttttcaaatcatggtacattttggtacttcccgggtgaatccAAAATTTTGAGTTGTGTGCTTCCTTCAAAATGTCATTCTTTAATTCAgtcacatttggaatccaaattcttgttGAAAATCTCAACACACCTTGTTCGTCTTTTTGGGTACATATCTCTTCTCTTGTCAACTTATTATTCTCTTGAGTCATCACTTCatcttggcatttctttatcCTTTCTAGTAGTGTCGGTTGAAAAGCAATGACATAACATATTTTTTCCGCTCTTCGATGATCACAAAGCTCTAATTGAAATTTTTCAACTTTATTAAATAATTCCTTCGGCATCGttatcatatttaacctttccttcctactcaaagcgtctgctactacattggcctttcccggatgataCTGTATCGAATAATCGTAGTCTTTGATCAATTTCAACCATCGCCGTTGTCTCATATTcagctccttctgagtaaagaggTACTTCAGACTCTTATGATCGGTGTAtatctcacacttttccccataTAAGTAGTGTCTCAAAGCATTAAAGAAAACACTATTGCAGCTAACTCTAAGTCATGAGTCGGGTACTTCTGTTCATGcggtttaagttgtctcgaagcatacgCTATCACCTTCCCAtattgcatcaatacacatccaagtcctttgtAAGAGgcatcactatagattataaATAATCCTTATTATCTGGTAATGCTAAAACCAAAGCAGTTACCAGTCTttgctttaattcttgaaaactatttTCACACTTCTCCgtctattcaaacttctcattcttcatTGTCAATTTGGTCTAGGgtatggaaatcttcaaaaaatcctttacaaatctcCTATAATATCCCGCTAGTCCCATAGAACTTCTCACTTCCGTTGGCATCTTTGATCTCTCCCAATTCATCACTGCCTCAATATTTTCAGGATCTACTCTAATCCCTTCTCTTCCAACAATGTGTCCTAGAAATCTTACTTTAACTAACCAAAACTCgtacttcgagaacttggcatacaatctCTCCTTCCGCAGCACCTTCAAGACTATTCTTAGATGTTCTGCATGATCAGCTTTTGTCTTTGAATATAccaaaatatcatcaatgaaaattatgacaaacttgtccaaatactccttgaatactcgattcattaaatccatgaaagcagcTGGTGCATTCATTAACCCAAAAGCCATAAcgagaaactcgtaatgtccatatcttgtaCGAAAAGCTGTTTTTAGTATGTCTCCAGacttaatctttaattgatggtattcCGATCAcagatcaatctttgaaatataaGAGGCTCCCTTGAGTTTGTCAAACAGATCATCAATTCTAGGCAAAGGGTAtctattcttaatcgtcaacttgttcagttctcgataatctatacaaagtcgcatgcttccatccttcttcttcacaaacaacacTGGCGCACCCCACGGTGAAACACTTGGTCTTATAAATCCCTTGTCTAGTAATTCTTGTatttgctttgctaattccttcatctctgttggtgccatcctatatggagctttcgaaacggGTTCGGTGCCGGGTGCAAGGTCTATTGTAAACTCAATTTGTCTGTCCAGGGGTTAGCCAGGAAGTTCTTCGGGAAAAACGTCCAGAAAATCTCTTACCACTGGAATTTCTTCCGAATTTAAAACTTCTCTACCTTTATCAACTACATATGCCAAATACGCCTCGCATCCTTTTCGAATCAACTTCTTTGCTTGCATAGAGGTGAGAAATGTCTGAGTTTGCTTTTGGCCCTTGAATGTTACTTTCTTACCTTGAGGTGTACTTAATACTACTGTTTTATCCTTACAGTCTATTTGAGCACTAAAACTTgtcagccaatccattcctaaaatcacgTCGAATTCGACTGACTGGAAGGGAACAAGGTTCACATGAAAAACGTGTCCAGCTATCTCTATCGAACAATAAGGACAAATATGATTTACAGATACTCTATCTTGATTAGCTAAGATAATGGATAAGGGTTCATGCATTGATTGGGTTTCACagttcaacttatcaacaaaagacTTCGAAATAAATGATTTGttggctcccgaatcaatcaatactttagcacTAGCGGCATTCACAAAAAGCGTACCTGACACCACATCGGTACTTTGAATTGCATCATTCACGTTCATATTGAAAGTTCTTGCTTGAGCTGAATAAGTCAAAGCTGGACAATTTGAAGATGATGCTATCTGAGGTTGATTGAGAGATATTGAGAATGATGAGGTTGGCATAGGAGTTACTTGATTCACAGGGTAGGGTACAGGTCAGTTGCATCAATTGGTTATTACCCACTCCTTTGCATTCTTGTGACACATGTCCTGGTTTCCCACACTTATAACATGTGATGTTGGCCTTCTGATTCTTGTAGTCATGAGCATAATGGCCCTTCATATGACACTTGAAAAAAACTATATTCGCCTTATTGCAGATTCCCGTATGTCGCCTATTACAAATATTACATTCCGAAACTGATCCTTGCAGGGGTTTCTGTCCACTGGTTGATTGAGATCTTGTCTCATGTGTCTTATTCCCAAATTCTCTCTTCTTAAAGTTTTCGGGTCCACTCTAAGGTTTAAACCTTTGATTAGTCCTCTGATTCTGGCCCTTGTAACTTGAGCCTTCTTCTCCCATTTCAATTCTTCTCTTCTTGTTGCCTTTCTCCTTTTGATTTTGCTCACTCTCGCCTTCAATTACCATCGCCTTCTGAACCACTTCAGCATAGGTGGTCAACTCAAAAGCTACCACATGactccttaaccaaggtttcagtccctgctggaatctTTTTGCCCTTTTCTCTTCAGAATCAACATACTCTCCCACAAACCTAGAAAGTTCTGTAAACTTCTTTTCATATTCACCGACCGTCATATTTTCTTGCTTTAACTCAAATAATTTCATCTCCATTTGTGTTTGCATATAGCGAGGAAAATACTTATCCAAGAACATTCTcttaaacctatcccaagtaaTAACTTCAGTAGATTCTAAAGCTTTCGccgactcccaccaatagtttgatTCACCTTTAAGAAAATAGGTGGCATACTCCACCTTCTGGTTATCTCCAACATTCGTTAAGGCAAAGGCCTTTTTTATTTCCTTAAGCCAAGCATGAGCTTCTAACGGGTCTTGTGTTTTTCCTTAAATTCCGGGGGTTTTACAGATTGAAATGTTTTCAAAGTAGTGACACCTTCTGGGGGTGGTTGAGGTGGTTGTATTTGTTGAAGAAGTTGTTATTATTGGGCTATAGTAGCAGTTTGTTGGCGTACCAACTCCACAAGTTGTGCTATATCAGGGTTTTGGTTTTCTCCGTCATTTTCTTGATTTGTAGGTCTTCCTCGGGCTCTTCTAGGTGCCATTttctgaaataagagttatacaGTTTGAGGGATACAGAATTAGGGTATTATTTACAGTTATCATGGTAAATAGTTTTcaaacaataagggtgatgcatgGTGATAAGCAAGAAATTTTAAAGGAATCAAAAAAAGTACATAACTGAATTTAATAGGGTTCAGGTACGAATCACAAGGTACAAATACGATTACAGATCCGAATTAAAATAGTACGAGAGTCTAGAAATGGAAATAAATGACATGGTAATAAAAGGAACAACCTAATCCAAGCAACTAAAGGTCAAGTCTCCTAGAGCTCATCCTAAGCCTCCTCCTCAGACTCCTCCTCATGGGTTCTCGCAATGTCGGGGGTAGTGTCCTCACGTAGCATCTTAACCACACTCCCAAGCTCATCCACTATCGTCTGCACAGTAATCTGACTGGTCCGGTCGTGGTGCACGGGCATATCCTCTAATCTTGATGTGGCCACCTGGATCAATGATTCAAGCCTCGAAATGGTTTTCCCCTTAGGTCCATCACCCATCACTTGCTTACCGGCATAGAGCTCCTCAAGATGTTCCATCAGCCTGATATACATTCCTTGGAGAAAGTCATGATGCATCCTTAAGAAAGCATAAACAGAGAAAGCAATTGTGTCACTTTGCGGGGTCGAAGATGATGAATGAGCATGTTGCTGtcaagtaatatatatatatacaaaggtTAGATACGATCTACTCGAATATCGTGTATTAGCACTCCCGATATAATAATATATACTCATACTTCCTATGGTCCTaattgggctgtccagggactctaaacctagGCTCTGATGCCAAAAATTGTCACACCCCAACTACAACACACACACATTCTAAATAAAAGAGAACCTTAATTATTACAAACTTATAAGTCCTAAGGACGATAATGATCTAATACAACCCAACCAAAATAATAACAATtccaagatctttacaagttcagagtttggaGCAGCCCTTCTAACTAATACCACGATTACATACTGGTGGATTTCGCCTAAACTATATATATTCTACCTACGCCCTCAAATGGTCTTCACCCTGCCTAGCGGATGACTTACGGGCGGTCTGTTTGGTACGAACCATGATTGCTAAATGTAGATTAGGGTTAAACACAAGGAAGTGAGCTATAACGCTCAGCAAGTACTAATCATTCTACTGAGCATGACATTATCTCAAAATCACGAGTTCATAAATCAAGGGGTTATGGATACTGGTAAGaatgacaataagaaacatgaagttataatatgAAGACGTGGTAAAATTATAGCAAGTGAAACATGGTATATGGAATCATGATATCGGGCAATATGCAATAGTATAAAGACATGGTAGTGTCAAAATAATCGAAACATGGcatatggtatcatggcatcgggcaatcatgttataattatcaaatcatcaaaatcattttaggacgctacggattacagctggTGATCAGACGCGAAGTAATCCCAAACCGTGCTGgattctcaaatataatgggatccctaagCTATATGTGAGCATATCAATAACgtgaaaaggacttgcgtctgggtccaatccactaagataagaaaacatttattttattttattgatttataacaTGGATGCCGGGGAAAGATTGGATCTCAACGTAATTGAATTACAT
This sequence is a window from Apium graveolens cultivar Ventura chromosome 9, ASM990537v1, whole genome shotgun sequence. Protein-coding genes within it:
- the LOC141685712 gene encoding uncharacterized protein LOC141685712, whose translation is MAPRRARGRPTNQENDGENQNPDIAQLVELEIKKAFALTNVGDNQKVEYATYFLKGESNYWWESAKALESTEVITWDRFKRMFLDKYFPRYMQTQMEMKLFELKQENMTVGEYEKKFTELSRFVGEYVDSEEKRAKRFQQGLKPWLRSHVVAFELTTYAEVVQKAMVIEGESEQNQKEKGNKKRRIEMGEEGSSYKGQNQRTNQRAIMLMTTRIRRPTSHVISVGNQDMCHKNAKEWIASSSNCPALTYSAQARTFNMNVNDAIQSTDVVSEIAGHVFHVNLVPFQSVEFDVILGMDWLTSFSAQIDCKDKTVVLSTPQGKKVTFKGQKQTQTFLTSMQAKKLIRKGCEAYLAYVVDKGREVLNSEEIPVTKADHAEHLRIVLKVLRKERLYAKFSKYEFWLVKVRFLGHIVGREGIRVDPENIEAVMNWERSKMPTEVRSSMGLAGYYRRFVKDFLKISIP